One window from the genome of Armatimonadota bacterium encodes:
- a CDS encoding Gfo/Idh/MocA family oxidoreductase — MEETINFGVIGCGVIGPWHTRALEQAPGARLAVVCDIVEPKAKALAEQHGVQYHTDYREVLGRDDIQAVSICTPSGMHGEMVVEAARAGKHVLCEKPMEIHVARMDAMIAACRDAGVKLGVVFQRRTQPVWRKVREAVQSGALGKMVLGDAYIKYFRSQEYYDTAGWRGTWQWDGGGALMNQGVHCVDLLQWIMGPVQTVFGRADHLVRKIEVEDTAAAVLTFASGAFGVLEGTTSVVGMDHRLEFHGERGTIVVDGDDIVKWEVPGETLEQARSCVTVERDGSASDPTAIGAEGHVRQIMDLVEAIRHDREPMVSGGDARHAVEIILGVYKSSRLGAPVTLPLDSE; from the coding sequence GTGGAGGAAACCATCAACTTCGGAGTTATCGGGTGCGGGGTCATCGGCCCCTGGCATACGCGCGCACTGGAGCAGGCGCCTGGCGCCAGACTGGCGGTGGTGTGCGATATCGTCGAGCCCAAGGCGAAAGCCCTGGCCGAGCAGCACGGCGTGCAGTACCACACGGACTACCGGGAGGTGCTGGGGCGGGACGATATCCAAGCCGTGTCCATCTGCACCCCGAGCGGGATGCACGGCGAGATGGTGGTCGAGGCCGCCCGCGCCGGCAAGCACGTGTTGTGTGAGAAGCCGATGGAGATCCACGTCGCGCGAATGGACGCGATGATCGCGGCCTGCCGCGACGCAGGGGTGAAGCTGGGGGTGGTTTTCCAGCGGCGCACGCAGCCGGTGTGGCGGAAGGTGCGCGAGGCGGTGCAATCCGGCGCCCTCGGTAAGATGGTGCTGGGGGACGCGTACATCAAGTACTTTCGCAGCCAGGAGTACTACGACACCGCCGGGTGGCGGGGCACCTGGCAGTGGGATGGCGGCGGCGCCCTCATGAACCAGGGCGTGCACTGCGTTGACTTGCTGCAGTGGATCATGGGTCCGGTGCAGACCGTCTTCGGTCGCGCCGACCATCTGGTACGCAAGATCGAGGTCGAGGACACCGCGGCGGCGGTGCTCACCTTCGCCAGCGGCGCCTTCGGCGTGCTCGAGGGCACGACCTCGGTCGTCGGCATGGACCACCGGCTGGAGTTCCACGGCGAGCGGGGCACCATCGTCGTTGACGGCGACGATATCGTCAAGTGGGAGGTGCCCGGCGAAACCCTCGAGCAAGCGCGGTCCTGTGTCACCGTCGAGCGCGACGGCTCGGCCTCCGACCCCACCGCCATCGGCGCGGAGGGACACGTGCGCCAGATAATGGACCTGGTGGAGGCGATCCGACACGACCGCGAGCCTATGGTCAGCGGCGGCGACGCCCGCCACGCGGTGGAGATCATCCTGGGCGTTTACAAGTCATCGCGCCTCGGCGCGCCGGTGACTCTGCCGTTGGATTCGGAATAG
- a CDS encoding Ig-like domain-containing protein yields the protein MRKAAAIGMTLGFALILAAGLTISAAAGENGPSAAIASPAYSSVVVGEQVAVTVLFDAGADAEVTAAELYVDGKLHDTVTMSPAVAAGSCKLTWRCGQFAQGSHTLTARVYDSTGRSHAVDAVVALKGEAGQPGAAQLRVEIAAPAEGQEVSGPIQVRVNTDESRVRYVMLLVDDAFVALTNMPPFTYSLDTTRYVNGPHALKATAFDLGDRRHDSALVSVIVNNPGGRTEMRGQPAAALPGVELAAATAAEAAAPDAAIGSMLESAEVGSPVGPSVVAPAGAAPPAATRAEPTTVTAAPAPAQPMGAAEPTAAIASVADPAADEPLAVASAPEAALAHNVLPVGVVQVAALPPAAQVPQSAAVALAVATPAVGVQAAALAPQAPAPAAGSPVQIARAPETPTAVLAVRGERGELILHTVQPGEQLGSVSALYQVPTQEIARLNGLLTGGRLAAGQDLRIPWDSGMVLNGEPVYTDVPLVTEGGISLAPFRAIVEHSGGVVHWIPASKLVRARAFAHDIKLTMGSRVALVDAREFTLETEARLMRGRALVPLGLFRDALGLKVTLEPDRGRIYLAAQ from the coding sequence ATGCGCAAGGCTGCGGCCATCGGCATGACCCTCGGTTTCGCTCTCATTCTGGCGGCCGGCCTGACGATCTCGGCGGCGGCGGGCGAGAACGGCCCCAGCGCCGCCATCGCTTCCCCGGCCTATTCGTCGGTGGTCGTCGGCGAGCAGGTGGCGGTGACCGTGCTGTTCGATGCCGGCGCGGACGCCGAAGTCACCGCGGCGGAACTGTACGTGGACGGCAAGCTGCACGATACCGTCACCATGTCGCCCGCGGTCGCCGCCGGCAGTTGCAAGCTCACCTGGCGCTGCGGCCAGTTCGCGCAAGGTTCCCACACGCTGACGGCGCGCGTCTATGACTCGACCGGCCGCAGCCACGCCGTGGACGCGGTGGTCGCGCTGAAAGGCGAAGCCGGCCAACCCGGCGCCGCGCAACTGCGAGTGGAGATCGCCGCCCCGGCGGAGGGACAGGAGGTCTCGGGTCCCATCCAAGTGCGCGTGAATACCGATGAGAGCCGCGTGCGCTACGTCATGCTGCTGGTTGATGATGCCTTCGTCGCGCTGACCAACATGCCCCCGTTCACGTATTCGCTGGATACGACGCGCTACGTCAACGGCCCGCACGCGTTGAAGGCGACCGCCTTCGATCTGGGCGACCGGCGGCACGATTCGGCACTGGTCAGCGTGATCGTCAATAACCCCGGCGGGCGCACCGAGATGCGCGGCCAGCCCGCGGCGGCGCTCCCGGGGGTTGAACTCGCCGCCGCCACCGCCGCCGAAGCCGCGGCCCCCGACGCCGCCATCGGGTCCATGCTCGAATCCGCCGAGGTCGGCAGTCCGGTCGGGCCGTCAGTCGTCGCTCCCGCCGGCGCGGCGCCGCCGGCGGCGACTCGCGCCGAACCCACGACCGTCACGGCGGCTCCCGCCCCCGCGCAGCCCATGGGCGCGGCGGAGCCGACGGCGGCCATCGCGTCGGTCGCCGACCCCGCGGCGGACGAGCCCCTCGCGGTTGCGTCCGCGCCGGAGGCGGCGCTGGCGCACAATGTTCTGCCGGTGGGGGTGGTACAGGTAGCCGCGCTGCCCCCCGCCGCGCAAGTTCCGCAGTCCGCGGCCGTCGCGCTCGCGGTTGCGACCCCGGCGGTCGGGGTCCAAGCCGCGGCCCTGGCGCCGCAGGCGCCGGCGCCCGCGGCGGGTTCGCCGGTGCAGATTGCGCGCGCGCCCGAGACCCCGACGGCGGTCTTGGCCGTGCGGGGGGAGCGGGGCGAGCTTATCCTGCACACGGTGCAGCCGGGCGAGCAGTTGGGCAGCGTCTCAGCGCTCTACCAGGTGCCGACACAGGAGATCGCGCGCTTGAACGGACTGCTCACAGGCGGCCGGCTCGCCGCAGGTCAGGATCTGCGCATCCCCTGGGACTCCGGGATGGTTCTCAACGGCGAGCCGGTGTACACCGATGTCCCGCTGGTGACCGAGGGCGGCATCTCCCTCGCCCCGTTCCGCGCGATCGTGGAGCACTCGGGGGGGGTCGTGCACTGGATCCCGGCGAGCAAGCTCGTGCGCGCGCGGGCCTTCGCGCATGACATCAAGCTCACCATGGGCAGCCGCGTCGCGCTGGTGGACGCGAGGGAGTTCACCCTGGAGACTGAGGCGCGCTTGATGCGGGGCCGGGCGCTGGTGCCGCTGGGGCTGTTCCGCGACGCGCTGGGCCTAAAGGTCACCCTCGAGCCCGACCGCGGCCGCATCTACCTCGCCGCGCAGTAG
- a CDS encoding sugar phosphate isomerase/epimerase: MMFKLGVFTDEISQDFEHAVQVAQEYRLQTVEIRSAWDKRLHQLSDDDVARIMRILEPTGIKVSIASAQFYKCDIDDDEACAEHLRIFARCLEIAPRLGTDMVRGFTFWNTGHTDEIWGKLLERYQQPVEMAATAGIILAIENEAACSVSNARYLQRFLADINRPHVKALWDPANEVFADDGERPYPDAYHRVEKEMVHFHLKDARRDEQSGEPRCVAVGEGVINWQGQIKALLESGYSGTVSLETHWRPTQLSEEQLNRPGGAEFSSCGEYATRVCLDNLLRIVKQVTG, encoded by the coding sequence ATGATGTTCAAGCTGGGAGTATTCACGGACGAGATTTCGCAGGATTTCGAGCACGCGGTGCAGGTGGCCCAGGAGTACCGGCTGCAGACCGTCGAGATCCGGTCGGCGTGGGACAAACGGCTGCACCAGCTCAGCGACGACGACGTCGCTCGCATTATGCGCATCCTCGAGCCCACGGGCATCAAGGTCTCCATCGCCTCGGCGCAGTTCTACAAGTGTGACATTGACGACGATGAGGCCTGCGCCGAGCACCTGCGCATCTTCGCTCGCTGCCTCGAGATCGCCCCCCGCCTGGGCACCGACATGGTGCGCGGCTTCACCTTCTGGAACACCGGCCACACCGACGAAATCTGGGGCAAGCTGCTGGAGCGCTACCAGCAACCGGTGGAAATGGCCGCCACCGCGGGCATCATCCTCGCCATCGAAAACGAGGCCGCCTGCAGCGTCTCCAACGCCCGCTATCTGCAGCGCTTCCTGGCCGACATCAATCGCCCCCACGTCAAGGCGCTGTGGGATCCAGCCAACGAGGTGTTCGCGGATGACGGCGAGCGCCCTTACCCCGACGCTTATCACCGGGTGGAGAAGGAGATGGTTCATTTCCATCTCAAGGACGCCCGCCGTGACGAGCAGTCGGGCGAACCGCGCTGCGTCGCCGTGGGCGAGGGGGTCATCAACTGGCAGGGGCAGATCAAAGCGCTGCTGGAATCCGGCTACAGCGGGACCGTATCCCTGGAGACGCACTGGCGCCCGACACAGCTCAGCGAGGAGCAGCTCAACCGTCCGGGCGGCGCCGAGTTCTCCAGCTGCGGGGAGTACGCCACCCGCGTCTGCCTCGACAACCTGCTGCGCATCGTCAAGCAGGTTACGGGGTAG
- a CDS encoding PfkB family carbohydrate kinase has product MTDCQSPVAKNNRRCVSRDEGGAGCGVLVVGSIALDSVQTPFGAVREVLGGAAVYASAAASFFAPVRMVGVVGGDFPREHLRRLEQWDIDISGVEVREGQTFRWSGYYEYDLNQAHTVSTHLNVFEDFHPKLVPAHRDTPYVFLANIDPELQLAVLDQVRAPRLTVCDTMNFWIAGKREALMEVISRVDVALMNDAEARQLCDTHSLVQAARMILDQGPRAVVLKKGEHGASMFTRDGHFSAPAYPLEEVKDPTGAGDSFAGGLIGYLAYTDDFSDDNLRKAIIGGSVIASFDVEDFSLERLARLTPNEIVERYRRFRAITDFGDM; this is encoded by the coding sequence ATGACCGATTGTCAGTCGCCGGTTGCGAAGAACAACCGCCGCTGCGTGTCCCGCGATGAGGGCGGCGCCGGCTGCGGGGTGCTGGTGGTGGGCAGCATCGCCCTCGACAGCGTCCAGACCCCCTTCGGCGCGGTGCGCGAGGTGCTGGGCGGGGCGGCGGTCTATGCCTCGGCGGCGGCGAGCTTTTTCGCGCCGGTGCGCATGGTGGGGGTGGTGGGCGGCGATTTCCCGCGCGAGCACCTGCGCCGGCTGGAGCAGTGGGACATAGACATCAGCGGGGTCGAGGTGCGCGAGGGACAGACCTTCCGCTGGAGCGGCTATTACGAGTACGACCTCAACCAGGCGCACACCGTCAGCACCCACCTCAACGTCTTCGAGGACTTCCACCCCAAGCTGGTTCCGGCGCACCGCGACACCCCCTACGTGTTCCTCGCCAACATTGACCCCGAGCTGCAGTTGGCGGTGCTCGACCAGGTGCGCGCGCCGCGCCTGACCGTGTGCGACACCATGAACTTCTGGATCGCCGGCAAGCGCGAGGCGCTGATGGAGGTGATCTCGCGCGTGGACGTGGCGCTCATGAACGACGCCGAGGCGCGCCAGCTATGTGATACCCACAGCCTGGTGCAGGCGGCGCGCATGATCCTCGACCAGGGCCCGCGCGCGGTGGTGCTGAAGAAGGGCGAGCACGGTGCCTCCATGTTCACCCGTGACGGCCATTTCTCCGCCCCCGCCTATCCGCTGGAGGAAGTGAAGGACCCCACCGGCGCGGGCGACTCGTTCGCCGGCGGGCTCATCGGCTATCTCGCCTACACCGACGACTTCAGCGACGACAACCTGCGCAAGGCCATCATCGGCGGCAGCGTCATCGCTTCCTTCGATGTGGAGGATTTCAGCCTCGAGCGGCTGGCGCGCCTGACGCCCAACGAGATCGTGGAACGCTATCGCCGCTTCCGCGCGATAACCGATTTCGGCGACATGTAA